Genomic DNA from Trichoderma asperellum chromosome 5, complete sequence:
CCAACCACCAGGATACTGCTTCTTTTATTACGAGCACCGTCTCGTTTTTCATTCCTTTATACTGCCTTTTGTGTTCTAACACTCTAGCTTCAGTCTCTCCTTCACCATGTTGAAGTCCCTCACCGCTGCGGTGGCCTTCCTGGGCGCCGTTACAGCCTCGCCAGCAGTTCtccgccatcatggccgctCTGCACTTCAGCCTCGAGCAAATAGCTCCTTTTGGTATGCTTCTATGGACCACACTGGTCAGTTCAAGGGCTCTGCGCCTTATGTATCAGATCCCGATTCGTACAACGTGTTTGTTGCCGTCAACCCTGGTGACGCCGGTTCTCTTCAGAATGCCATCGACTCAGCTGGTAGCGGCAACCGACAGAACGAATGGCTGGCATCGCAGCCTCGTGTCGTGTACATCCCATCTGGAACATACGAGCTCCAGAACACTCTCAACATGCGGACTGACACCATTCTATTCGGTGATGCTACCAACCCTCCCGTCATCAAGGCCGCGGCAGGATTCAGCGATAAGTACCTCGTCAACGGCCAGGACCCCTCGACAGGTGAAGCCGGCGAACTTTCCTTTGCTGTTGGACTGAAGAATGTTATTTTGGACACTACTGCTGTGGATGGAAGCTCTGGTATCTCTGCTCTTTACTGGGGTGTTGCTCAAGCTTGTCAGCTACAGAACGTCAAGATCACCCTTGCGCCCTCAGTCAACGGCAAGGGCCACACCGGTGTTCAGCTGGGTCGTGGATCTACTCTTGCACTTGCTGATATCCGAATTGAGAATGGCCAGACTGGTATTTGGCACAACGGCCACCAACAGGCTCTCTACAAGAGCATCTACTTCTACAAGAACACTGTTGGCATGCTCATCAGCGGCGGCAACACCATCAGTCTCTTGAGCCCTACCTTTGATTCCGTTGGTACTGGTGTTTCCAATACTGGTGGCAGCCCCTTCATCGGAATTGTCGATGCCACATCTATCAACTCAGGCGTTACTTTCACAACCTCCGTTTATCCTTCCATTGTCATCGACAACTTGACCAAGGATTCCGACTCCGATGTTGCTGTTATCCGCGGCACAACAACTGTCGGCGCATCAAAGAACGTCATCAACTACAGCTACGGAAACACTGTTGGAGGTAACCCTGTTTACGGCGGCGTTAACGGCAACACGACTCGCCCTAGCGGTGTTGCCCCTGGCGGTCGTATTCCAGCTGTCGTCGTGCCCAACTACGCTAATAGCCCTGTGAGCGACTTCATCAATGTTAAGGATCCCAGCCAGAATGGAGGCCAGACCGTCAAGGGTGATGGCAGCACCGATGACTCTGCTGCCCTTAACAAGGTCCTCCAGTTCGCCGCCACTAACAACAAGATTGCTTACTTCCCCTTTGGCGACTACCGTGTTGAGTCTACTCTCCTGGTCCCGGTTGGCTCCCAGCTTGTTGGAGAGGCCTGGGCAACTATTTCTGGCGGTGGTGACTTTTTCAAGGACTCATCCAACCCCAAGCCTGTTGTCCAAGTCGGCAACGAAGGCGATGTTGGTGTCGCCCAACTCCAGGACTTCCGCTTCACTGTCTCCGACGTTCTGCCTGGTGCCATCATTGTCCAGTTCAACGCAGCCGGTGACAAGCCTGGTGATGTCGCGCTTTTCAACTCTCTCGTAACCGTCGGCGGAACTCACGGTGCCAGTGCCTTGACCAACGCGTGCACCGACGCCAGCAACGAATGCCAGGCAGCTTTCATTGGCCTGCACTTCACCGAAAACTCTTCGGTCTACGTTGAGAACACTTGGAACTGGGTTGCTGACCACATCACCGAGGGCTTCAACGGAGGATCTAACATTGCCGCAAAGGGCGGTGCTTTGGTCGAGTCCACCAAGGGCACTTGGCTCAACGGTCTCGGTAGCGAGCACTGGTGGCTGTACCAGCTCAACCTCAAGTCTGCCAGCAACGTTGCCGTCACTCTCCTGCAGAGTGAAACCAACTACGACCAGGGCGACAACACTCAGCAAGTCCCTCCTGCGCCGTGGACTGCCGATGTCAAGGGCTGGGGTGACCCTGATTTCTCTTGGTGTGATGATACTGCGCGTTGCCACATGGGCCTTGCCAACTTTGTCCAGGGGGGCTCTGACATTTACTACTACGGCTCTGCTTCTTGGgccttcttcagcggccCCGGATACCAGGGCTGCTCTGGTTCCTATCAGTGCCAAGGTACGTTCATGATAAACTATTTCAAAGTCACTATTTACTAACATGAAACAGATTACATGCACTTCATCTCATCGACTCCCACAAACCTTCAGATGTACGGAATGTGCTCCAAGGACACTTCAGTTGCTCTCCGCCTGGGCGACGGTACCAAGATCAATGCCCAGCCTGACTTCACTGGAGGCTGGAGCCCTGGTGCCGACATTGGTCGCTACACTTCTTAAACGTTTTGAGATGATGAAAGCTTTTGATTATAAAGAGTAAATGTAATATGCCTGTATATTAAGTGGTCTTTGCATATAATTTGTGCTTCTCTGTCTATAGAACGTTTTCTTTATTGAAGCAAAATAGATATCCTTTCTGATTTGTGATTGAAACCATGGACAAGTTTCGAAATTTTGAAGCTGCAAGTCTTCTCACATATTCTGTCTTTGTCAAATTTTGTCCAGTTGTGAGTGAGCTTATACGTGAATACGTGAATACGTTCTAGCAGTTGGCAGCTGGAAAGCAGTAAACATACATGCTCCAGACAAAGTCAAAAACACCATGGCATAACTGAAGAGATTTAGTTAAATTTTCAGTGCCATATCTTGAGAGAGAATCAGCTggttacatgtacatgtcGCTGTTACTCGCACTGGTGAGTGTCTAGTCTGGAGGTCTGCTCCCGCAACGAATCAATCTTTGGCTCTCCAGCTTGTTCTAGCTTTGTGTAGCTAGCGCCCGGCGCAAATGATGCAACATCAGTAGATTGTCTTGAGTACTGAACACATCTCATGACTGCGACTGCTGACAGATGCGCCCAAAGTTTTGGCACGTGAATTTGTCAGCAGGTGCATTCTGGCAGTTGAAGCTACATAGATAAGTGACACAAGCGAATCGCTTACATAAAATGTGCCTAgagtttctcttcttttgctttttttttcttctattaattatttcgCTCTTGACAAAGTAAGCAATAATTGAACTAACCAGCGCAGTCTTTGGTTGTAACGGAAAACCTGTCaagcaataacaacaatGGATCAAACAACGGGAATAATCGAGCGAGAGTTTCCCAACGCCGTCACATATGATGTCTCGCAGCCGGATAAAGTTACAGTTACACTCCCCCCAAAATCAACATGGTCAAGCGGCCTTCACTGGCACGAAACACACACAGAATACCTCAAGGTGATCAAGGGCAGCATCAAAGTGCGCCTGGGGGATACCGAGCAAATCATCACAGCTACTCAAGAGAACCAGCCAGAACTCAAAGTTGAGCGCTATGCGTGGCATGAATGGCAGCGGGCGGAGCTGGAGGGCGATGAAGTTGTAGTGGTTGAGAGGACGGACCCAGCGGATGGTGAAAAGGCCATATTCTTCTGGAATCTCAATGGGGTCATCTTGAATGCTGGAAGGGTCCTCAACACAAACGTGCCTggattttccttctttccggCGTCAATAAAAGACTTGATCATCGACTTTTGGATCAGACTCAATCTGTTTATCATCTTTCACTCTTTGGACAATATTCCCGTCATTTTGAGTACGACGAAGTATTGGAACGGAAAGGCATCGCGGGCAAAGACTGGCTTGTCGGCAGACTGGTTTGTGTCTCActtgctgctgtcgctcGCTTCTTTAATCGGTCGTCTTTTTGGACTGCAGGCTGTGAGGGCAGAATATACACCTCTACCGAGCTACCAGCGCTGGCAGGAACATCACAATTTTGATAAGTCGAAGTAATATTTTGGAGCGTTGTATTTTATTGAACCGTTAAAGCGTCTGCAAgtgttgatatatatatatacatatatatacatatttaTGCCTGGGTCTCTCATGTGAAACTCAATTTTCTCGGCAGTGGCCAGGTCTCATACATGCCGTGTTAAATAATGGTTATTAGATAATTTCCTCAAACGCCACCACCACATCGGCATGCTTGGACCACCCGTTCTTCAGCCTTGATTTAAGCTTACCGGCTTATGTTAATCTCTATGCGCCGAATGGTGGCTTCGGTTGGTACCTGCGTCTCTCTGAAACAGGAGCAATCTCAGATGCAGCATAGTGGTGTAGCTTTTTTGCTGATCCCTATTGTCCTCTCATCATATTTTTAGACGACATCCGACTCTTATTATTCTCTTTGCAAGCGTATAGGTCGATGCCCCGTTCGACGTCGCAGCCCGACCAAATTGCCCATCTTTCATTGCGTTTTCCGATTATTAATTCGCTGGCTAGTtggcttctcctcttttcaaATTCCTGCAACAACACCCGATCCAACGTGTTCGCCATGGGTATGAAGGAGTTTATGACACATAGACGTAGTATGCAGCATGCTGTGTCGTAATCGCCATCGGAAAAGCAGTTAATATGGAGCTTCAGCGTTGCACTCGGATGCGTAGCTTCAATTTGCTCTCCCCGCACTTTAACTTTTCTTGATCTTCGGTCGAGCAAGTTCCGTAGACGTCCCTTGCATCACACTAGCAGGATTACCACTTGTAATTGTCTCTCTTGATTCACCATCATCTGATTAGAAGATCAATTGCCCGGAGTTTTCATTTACAGAAGCATCGGCATCAGTATTCCCGATCCGATTCCCAGTCGGAGCACATCATTCTGATGGTCTAGCTTTACAAGGGAACTGGTGCTTTCCGCAATGGGGCCTCGCATGTATGAATTATATCCGCCTCCCGCTCGAATGTGATCGCGATTGGTGACACCATAATCGTAGGGAACCATCTGCCGGCGGTTACCGGTTGTGGCGGCATTTGGGGCCCCGGCCCGGCCATGGTCTTCTCTCCCCAATGAAGTCATTCACACATACGGCTTTGTCCCTCGTCTCGCCGCATTGTTGGGCGATCGACGCGACCATGGCTCCATTCGACATCATGCAGAAAGCGCGTTGTGCAACAATGGCCGAGCATTCTTCCGGACCCCTCATTGATGTCTCACTCCAGGCAGGTATGGTTGAGAACTAGTCTAGGAGACATAAAAGCTGCAAGGGGCGGCAGCAAAAGAGGATGGCTCTGCCTGCAAGTCGACAGCCTGGAAACTGCTTGGCAGTGTCTGAGTTTAATTTGCAGCCTCCGCGCTTTCTGCGTGTGGCCACTACCACAATCCAAAACTCTGTCTCGAGAGAGGTAGGAAAGCTATTTTCTTCCTGGGAAAGGAAACGTCATATCCCAGAGATGGGGTTTACGAGGCCTCTTTTCGCCGCGCTCGGCATCTTCGCCGGCACAGCAGTGGCAACTACCGAAAGCTCCAGCGCAGCAGCTATTCATGATCTGAGCCTTCTCAAATGGACAGTCACGAATGAATATGGCAATATCACTGTTCCTGGCAAATTTCCATCGCAAGCTCACCTAGATCTCCACGCAGCTGGAGTGATTGGTAAGTCAAGGAAACACAGTAATTCAACGCATATGATGCTGTTCACCATGCTAACCAGTAAACCACAGATGAACCGTGAGGACCACTCTTTGATGATCATAACAGTGTCAATTCAAGGGGCAAGACTAATGCGAATAATAACAGAAACTCCGGCCTGAATGACTTTGACCTACGATGGATTGCAGCCCAAAATTGGACATATACCAGCAAGCCTATTAACGGACTGTAGGTGAACACTAGAAGTGGCCAGCGTTTTTACTCACCTCATAGATAAGCATAATAACTAACAGCAGCTCTAGGAGCAAACAATCGAGCACGGCTACTTGGCTGGTATTTGACGGCTTGGATACATACGCAACCGTCAAGTTCTGTGATCACATTGTTGGCACACCAGACAACCAGTTCCGACAATGGTTTTACGACGTCTCTTCTGTTCTTGCTAGCTGCAAGGGCGATCCCGTTCTAAGCATCAATTTTGGAAGCGTGCCTCGCATCATCAATGCTATTAATGCAAGCAGCGAAGTGCAGCGTGAGTGGCGGATCTTCTTCCCAGATATCTCGTCTTATACATCTGTGCAGGAAAACTAATATGTCACTAGATTGGCCGGCTTCGGTGGTTTATCCTTTTGAATATCCCAATCGCCAATGGGTTCGCAAGGAACAAAATGACTTCGGCTGGGATTGGGGCCCAGCGTTCTCTCCTGTGGGCCCTTGGCTGCCTGGACGCATTGTTCAGCTCAGCAAGGGCGGCGAGGTGTACTCTCTAAACACGGATATCGACATCTTCCGAAAGGGTCAGTTCAATAACTTTGCGCCAGATCAGTCCGCGCCATGGGTTGTCAATGCAAGTCTCGACTTTGTGGGAACGCTGCCAAAGCATGCTTCTATGTCAGTGGTCATCACAGATGCAAAGGATAGCCGTTCAGTGTTGTATTCCGGCATTTTGCAGGGCGTGACACAGTCCGATATGACCATCACTGGCTCTGTGACCATCGATGCCAGCAAGCCGAAGTTGTGGTGGCCTCGAGACATGGGTAGCCAACAACTATACAACATAACAGTCTCTGTCAGCAGCGCAGGGTCTAAGACGCCTCTTCTTGTCTCCCAGCGGCGTGTGGGTTTCCGAACCATTTTATTCAGCTCAGGAAACGTCACAGAAGCCCAAATTGCCAGTGGCATCACGCCGGGAAATAACTGGCACTTTGAGATCAACGGCCACGAATTTTACGCCAAGGGAGCCAATTTGATCCCTCCTGACGCCTTTTGGCCAAGAGTCACCTCTGATAGAATGAACCGCTTATTCGATTCCGTTGAGTCACAAAACTTCAACATGCTTCGTGTTTGGTCCTCTGGTGCATACTTGCCAGACTGGATCTACGATATTGCCGATGAGCGCGGGCTGCTACTCTGGAGCGAGTTTCAGTTCAGTGATACTTTATACCCCGACAGTCCAGAGTTTAAAGAAAATGTTATTGGTGAAGTTACCTACAACGTTCGCCGCCTGAATCACCACGCCTCCTTGGCATGTTGGATGGGTGGCAATGAATTTGAGAACCTCATGTTGCCAATTGCCCAGGGCGCCGATCCAGCAACCTACCCATATGTTTTGGGACAATATGAAGATCTTTTCATCGTTACGATATTCAATATTCTGGCGGCCAACAGCCACTCCATTTCGTACAGCCCCTGCAGTGCAAACAATGGCTGGCTGGATATTGACCTTAGTCTACCTATTCCTATTGTTGAGAGATACTATAACACGACTTCTGGACATATCTATGGCGATACTGACTTTTACAACTACGACACATCAGTGTCTTTTGACACTTCTGCGTACCCAGTGGGTCGTTTCGCCAATGAATTCGGCTTCATCAGCATGCCTAGTATCCAAACGTGGCAGCAGGCCGTCGAGCCTCAAGACCTCCACTTCAACTCGACCACGGTCATTCTACGAAATCATCACTACCCCGCCGGTGGATTGACAAGAAATATTCGCAACAGCACCCTGGGCCAAGTCGAGATGACTCTTGCGGTGGAGCGGTACTATCCTACACCCGATAAAACTGATTCCGTCGCCAACTTCAGCGCCTGGTGCCACGCTACTCAGCTGTTCCAAGCTGACATGTACAAATCCGAGATTCAGTTTTACAGACGAGGCAGCGGCATGCCAGAGAGACAACTTGGCTCACTATACTGGCAGCTCAACGATATCTGGCAGGCTCCAACTTGGGCAGGCCTGGAGTATGACGGACGATGGAAAGTTTTACCGTATGTTGCTCGCCGGACTTACGACCATGTTATTGCGTCGGCTTTCTGGAACTACACTGCCAACCAGCTCGAAATCTGGGTTACATCGGATCTCTGGGAGTCTGCATCTGGTGAAGTATCTTTGACTTGGGTTGATCTAAAAGGCAAAGCTATTGCAAACAACGCGGGTATGCCGAAATCGATCAAGTTCGAAGTTGGTGCCATCAACACTACGCAAATCATCTCCACAAACGTGGTGTCAGATCTCAAGATTCCAGACACTAGTAATGCTGTCTTGATCATTGAACTCACTGCCAATGGCAAACTTCCCAATTCAGCCAGCAGTAAGGCGACAACTTTTACTCACCACAACCACTTCCTTCCTGTCTGGCCAAACCAAGCGAAAGTATCTGATCCCAAGCTGCAACTATCATATAACAAATCCAAGAAGACCTTCACGGTGGAATCCACGGCTGGTGTATCTTTGTATACATGGTTGACGCATCCGGCTGGAGTTTTGGGATTCTTCGACGACAATGCATTCGTGTTGGCTCCCggacagaagaaggaggtcGGCTTTACTCTCCAGCAAGATACTACTGGAGGAAAGTGGACTGAGCAGGTAACTGTGGAGAGCTTGTGGGATTTGACTACGCAGTAGCGATAGTACAGTTgagaataataaataaaaagaggcTATATTCACTCTCACAACGCAAGCTTTGATGCTAAACGTCAATTAAAATAATGGCATATTTATCATCTAATTAAGCTGTTGTGTAAACTGATATCATATCCCCAGTCTAACAGTCTGATGCCCCCGTGAAGCGTACACCGTCTCGGAATTTCCCGATTCAGATTTCGTTGTAATAGTACCATATTCGTTGATGAAAATCTCCATCGCTTTACCCGCATCTTCCTCTCGAGATGCGTCGACGCCTACTCTCTATTCACCAGTATTGCCATTTCAGTGCCATCATGTAGCCGCCAACGTAGCATATGAGAAAGTGAAATTTGGAAGTCTGTTAGGTAACTATGGATGGATCAGTCCTAGGTCATAAGAATAAGGTCTCTCCTACAGGATCATAGAATGCGTAACAGTAAACCACTATTATACTTGAATGTTTTGTCCAGCAATGTCTGTTCCCTTGTGGTTACTTCGGGCGTAATAGACCTGCTCTAGTATTTAGATGTATTGTTGCATAACCTAATGCAACAACTCCACGATTACAGCCAACCTCACTAGTCTCGAGACTCTACAAGGGGAAATAACTGGGCCCTGGGCTAAGTTTAGAGCAACTGAGAAGCGTTGTGCCCGACTCTTTTTCAACAAAGAGACGTCGAATGAACGGGTACAAGTTCCAATGGAATAGTAAGCCGGATTGACGGCTAAATACAATATCATGAGTCACGGTAATTCAACACACAAATCAGCACTTTTGCTAGCTGCAACTAGTACTAAGCGACGACGTATACAAATGACGATTTAGTGGGGATGACGAAGCGACCTACGAATCAACATGCGTGGCCTATGAGGTTAGAACTCTAGAGCTTCATAGGTCTAGCACTTATAAATAAGCACAACTAACTAACAAAGAGGACTCTCATGGTCAAATACTACGTGCTTAGAGTTGGCTTCCCCTCTTCAAAGCATTCGAAACatatttctcttctgccttgACGTATCAGAATCGCTTCATATATCGAAGCCTGACTATTTCTGCTTTATATTACCACTATTACTCATACTTAAACGTTTCTCGCACACATCATGTCAACCCTATTTAGTCAGTTAGAGGACCTCATTCGCTCTGGGCATGAGGGACATGCTAGCGCTGCCTCTGTATTAGCCCAGCTAGGCACTCCTTGCGCCTCAGTCGCCATCATGGAAGATGGTGTAATATCATCTCACTGTTTTTCGACTGGCAAGGATGACACAGAGACAATCTTCCAAGCTTGTAGCATATCGAAGCCAACGTTTGCGGTCGCTTTGATGAAACTCGTTGACCAAGGCAAGCTTAGCCTTGATGGCTGCATCGGCGATTTATTGCCACAGGATGTTTTGGATATATTGACAAAAGATGCATCTTCTGCTCGGATATCTGCCATCAAGAGCATCACCGTCTCCCAGCTTCTAAGCCATACCTCTGGGCTCTCCCAAGGTGGCTTCCCCGGCTACTCTGTCTTGGACGATGCTCGGATTCCAACACCGCGTGAGGTGTTAGCTGGCGCATATCCTGTCAATACTAAAGACGTGCACTTGCAAGGATTTCCGGGCCAGTCGCTATCCTACTCCGGCGGTGGATTCACAGTCCTTCAGTTTGTCTTTGAAAGCATTACGAAAAAGGACTTGCCCACAGCAATGCAGGATATAGTACTTGGACCTCTAGGCATGACAAGATCTTTCTACAATGAACTACCACCCGAGGAGAAAAACTCAGCAAAAGCACACTATACCGGCTACACTCCCTGCGAGGATGCTCAGCGTGTCAACCCTGAACAAGGTGCTGCGAGCTTATGGACTACACCCAGCGACATCTTGAAACTGGTCAGAGCCGTACAGCAATCTCTCCAGAGCTCTGATAACAGCGGATTCCTTCGACAGGAAACAGCCAAGACCATGTTGACGGTCGTAGATCTAGACATTGCCCATTCATGGTTTATACCCGGAGATTCACGAACAGTCTTTTCGCACGGCGGCAGCAA
This window encodes:
- a CDS encoding uncharacterized protein (EggNog:ENOG41~CAZy:GH55~SECRETED:SignalP(1-17)), whose amino-acid sequence is MLKSLTAAVAFLGAVTASPAVLRHHGRSALQPRANSSFWYASMDHTGQFKGSAPYVSDPDSYNVFVAVNPGDAGSLQNAIDSAGSGNRQNEWLASQPRVVYIPSGTYELQNTLNMRTDTILFGDATNPPVIKAAAGFSDKYLVNGQDPSTGEAGELSFAVGLKNVILDTTAVDGSSGISALYWGVAQACQLQNVKITLAPSVNGKGHTGVQLGRGSTLALADIRIENGQTGIWHNGHQQALYKSIYFYKNTVGMLISGGNTISLLSPTFDSVGTGVSNTGGSPFIGIVDATSINSGVTFTTSVYPSIVIDNLTKDSDSDVAVIRGTTTVGASKNVINYSYGNTVGGNPVYGGVNGNTTRPSGVAPGGRIPAVVVPNYANSPVSDFINVKDPSQNGGQTVKGDGSTDDSAALNKVLQFAATNNKIAYFPFGDYRVESTLLVPVGSQLVGEAWATISGGGDFFKDSSNPKPVVQVGNEGDVGVAQLQDFRFTVSDVLPGAIIVQFNAAGDKPGDVALFNSLVTVGGTHGASALTNACTDASNECQAAFIGLHFTENSSVYVENTWNWVADHITEGFNGGSNIAAKGGALVESTKGTWLNGLGSEHWWLYQLNLKSASNVAVTLLQSETNYDQGDNTQQVPPAPWTADVKGWGDPDFSWCDDTARCHMGLANFVQGGSDIYYYGSASWAFFSGPGYQGCSGSYQCQDYMHFISSTPTNLQMYGMCSKDTSVALRLGDGTKINAQPDFTGGWSPGADIGRYTS
- a CDS encoding uncharacterized protein (EggNog:ENOG41) — protein: MDQTTGIIEREFPNAVTYDVSQPDKVTVTLPPKSTWSSGLHWHETHTEYLKVIKGSIKVRLGDTEQIITATQENQPELKVERYAWHEWQRAELEGDEVVVVERTDPADGEKAIFFWNLNGVILNAGRVLNTNVPGFSFFPASIKDLIIDFWIRLNLFIIFHSLDNIPVILSTTKYWNGKASRAKTGLSADWFVSHLLLSLASLIGRLFGLQAVRAEYTPLPSYQRWQEHHNFDKSK
- a CDS encoding uncharacterized protein (CAZy:GH2~SECRETED:SignalP(1-20)), whose protein sequence is MGFTRPLFAALGIFAGTAVATTESSSAAAIHDLSLLKWTVTNEYGNITVPGKFPSQAHLDLHAAGVIDEPNSGLNDFDLRWIAAQNWTYTSKPINGLSRSKQSSTATWLVFDGLDTYATVKFCDHIVGTPDNQFRQWFYDVSSVLASCKGDPVLSINFGSVPRIINAINASSEVQHWPASVVYPFEYPNRQWVRKEQNDFGWDWGPAFSPVGPWLPGRIVQLSKGGEVYSLNTDIDIFRKGQFNNFAPDQSAPWVVNASLDFVGTLPKHASMSVVITDAKDSRSVLYSGILQGVTQSDMTITGSVTIDASKPKLWWPRDMGSQQLYNITVSVSSAGSKTPLLVSQRRVGFRTILFSSGNVTEAQIASGITPGNNWHFEINGHEFYAKGANLIPPDAFWPRVTSDRMNRLFDSVESQNFNMLRVWSSGAYLPDWIYDIADERGLLLWSEFQFSDTLYPDSPEFKENVIGEVTYNVRRLNHHASLACWMGGNEFENLMLPIAQGADPATYPYVLGQYEDLFIVTIFNILAANSHSISYSPCSANNGWLDIDLSLPIPIVERYYNTTSGHIYGDTDFYNYDTSVSFDTSAYPVGRFANEFGFISMPSIQTWQQAVEPQDLHFNSTTVILRNHHYPAGGLTRNIRNSTLGQVEMTLAVERYYPTPDKTDSVANFSAWCHATQLFQADMYKSEIQFYRRGSGMPERQLGSLYWQLNDIWQAPTWAGLEYDGRWKVLPYVARRTYDHVIASAFWNYTANQLEIWVTSDLWESASGEVSLTWVDLKGKAIANNAGMPKSIKFEVGAINTTQIISTNVVSDLKIPDTSNAVLIIELTANGKLPNSASSKATTFTHHNHFLPVWPNQAKVSDPKLQLSYNKSKKTFTVESTAGVSLYTWLTHPAGVLGFFDDNAFVLAPGQKKEVGFTLQQDTTGGKWTEQVTVESLWDLTTQ
- a CDS encoding uncharacterized protein (EggNog:ENOG41~MEROPS:MER0000459), whose product is MSTLFSQLEDLIRSGHEGHASAASVLAQLGTPCASVAIMEDGVISSHCFSTGKDDTETIFQACSISKPTFAVALMKLVDQGKLSLDGCIGDLLPQDVLDILTKDASSARISAIKSITVSQLLSHTSGLSQGGFPGYSVLDDARIPTPREVLAGAYPVNTKDVHLQGFPGQSLSYSGGGFTVLQFVFESITKKDLPTAMQDIVLGPLGMTRSFYNELPPEEKNSAKAHYTGYTPCEDAQRVNPEQGAASLWTTPSDILKLVRAVQQSLQSSDNSGFLRQETAKTMLTVVDLDIAHSWFIPGDSRTVFSHGGSNWPGFRTYVAGYANLPGGSKVEVPKNCGISIMTNSAEGDFTIWKLLQAIPFLKKWPEIPYPIGYPTIVPLGAPKAEVDAGWKRWLGNWTCGKKSWSIQADETGRPAIRYDQLLPFPLVEAVMADAKVDSGAEVMNLVVDGLEVLIRLRDDDTVEVINGKSSKTVKLARA